In the genome of Pseudorca crassidens isolate mPseCra1 chromosome 12, mPseCra1.hap1, whole genome shotgun sequence, one region contains:
- the MTRFR gene encoding mitochondrial translation release factor in rescue isoform X1 has product MKGPEQAEPRAMSTSGLFRFPTPLTRVCMVPWGLRLCEKPELLSPGTVVTPVQAAGKKDHPALLSLDESELEEQFVKGHGPGGQATNKTSNCVVLRHVPSGIVVKCHQTRSVDQNRKLARRILQEKVDVFYNGENSPVYKEKREAEKRKQERKKRAKETLEKKKLLKEQWESSKNVPRERTADSD; this is encoded by the exons GTCCTGAGCAGGCAGAGCCACGCGCTATGAGCACCTCGGGTCTGTTCCGTTTTCCTACCCCACTGACCAGAGTGTGCATGGTGCCCTGGGGACTCCGGCTCTGCGAGAAGCCGGAACTCTTATCCCCTGGAACAGTGGTCACTCCAGTCCAGGCGGCAGGCAAGAAGGACCACCCTGCTCTGCTCTCCCTGGATGAGAGTGAACTTGAAGAGCAGTTTGTAAAAGGACACGGGCCAGGGGGCCAGGCAACCAACAAAACAAGCAACTGCGTGGTGCTCAGGCACGTCCCCTCAGGCATTGTGGTCAAG TGCCACCAGACTAGATCCGTCGATCAAAACAGAAAGCTAGCTCGGAGAATCCTGCAAGAGAAAGTGGATGTTTTCTACAACGGTGAAAACAGTCCTGTTTACAAAGAAAAACgagaggcagagaagagaaagcaagaaaggaaaaaaagagcaaaggagaccctagagaaaaagaaactccTGAAAGAACAATGGGAATCAAGTAAAAATGTGCCCAGAGAAAGGACTGCAGATTCTGACTGA
- the MTRFR gene encoding mitochondrial translation release factor in rescue isoform X2 — translation MSTSGLFRFPTPLTRVCMVPWGLRLCEKPELLSPGTVVTPVQAAGKKDHPALLSLDESELEEQFVKGHGPGGQATNKTSNCVVLRHVPSGIVVKCHQTRSVDQNRKLARRILQEKVDVFYNGENSPVYKEKREAEKRKQERKKRAKETLEKKKLLKEQWESSKNVPRERTADSD, via the exons ATGAGCACCTCGGGTCTGTTCCGTTTTCCTACCCCACTGACCAGAGTGTGCATGGTGCCCTGGGGACTCCGGCTCTGCGAGAAGCCGGAACTCTTATCCCCTGGAACAGTGGTCACTCCAGTCCAGGCGGCAGGCAAGAAGGACCACCCTGCTCTGCTCTCCCTGGATGAGAGTGAACTTGAAGAGCAGTTTGTAAAAGGACACGGGCCAGGGGGCCAGGCAACCAACAAAACAAGCAACTGCGTGGTGCTCAGGCACGTCCCCTCAGGCATTGTGGTCAAG TGCCACCAGACTAGATCCGTCGATCAAAACAGAAAGCTAGCTCGGAGAATCCTGCAAGAGAAAGTGGATGTTTTCTACAACGGTGAAAACAGTCCTGTTTACAAAGAAAAACgagaggcagagaagagaaagcaagaaaggaaaaaaagagcaaaggagaccctagagaaaaagaaactccTGAAAGAACAATGGGAATCAAGTAAAAATGTGCCCAGAGAAAGGACTGCAGATTCTGACTGA